ATGGAAGAGGCAGCGCCGAAGAGTTTTTTCCAGACGATGACCTGGGAGAAGTTTAAGGAATAACATATACACTCTTCGTGAATGTTGAAAAGAATCATGATATTCCTCATTTTTGCAGGGCATGATCCACAGAATGTCTGAAAAAATAGTTATTCCCAAAAATAGATTTATCAACCCTGCGTTCCCATACACTGCTTTAAGGAAGTATTATGGCAACAAAACCTTCGGTAAGCTATAAGTTATCATTAACTGCGTTTATCCTGATTACGTTCGCGGCCATTATGAGCATGCGTACCTTCCCATCGCAAAGTGTGGTGGGCTGGCAGTCAATCTTTTTCTGCCTCCTTGCATTTATCGTATACCTGATCCCTGCATCCCTGGTTTCGGCTGAACTTGCCACCGGATGGCCGCAGGAAGGTGGTGTCTATGTATGGGTAAAAGAGGCATTTGGAGAAAAATGGGGTTTTACCGCCATTTGGCTGCAGTGGTTCCAGATGACGATCGGATTTATCAGTGTTCTGACCTTCATCGCGGCAACATTCTCTTACATCATTGACCCGGAGCTTGCAAACAACAAGATATATCTGTTCATTTTCATTGTTATTATCTGGTGGGGTCTGACCTTCCTGAACCTCAGGGGTCTCAAAGCTTACACCAGAATCAGTTCGATTTCTGTCGTCATTGGAACATTCATTCCGGCGGCAATTCTTCTCATCGGCGGAGCATGGTACATCTTTTCCGGAAACCCCGTCCAGTTAACCCTCCAGCCGACGGTATCGGATCTCATACCCAACTTTTCATCAGTTTCCAATCTGGTGATGCTGGTAACCTTCGTTTTCCTGTTCATCGGTATAGAGATGACCGCAAGTCATGCACAGGATATCAGCAATGTCAAGAAGAATTATCCTCTCGGCATATTTGTCGTCGGATTAGTCATCACGGCAATAAGCATTGTCGGGGCTATGATCGTAGCCTTACTCGTGCCGGCAGACAACATCAACCTTCTTGCAGGCATCATGCAGACCTTTGAAGTAATATTTGCGGGTCCGTTCTCATGGGTGGTACTGATCATCGCTCTCCTTATTGCAATCGGAGCGATCGGTCAGGTGTCGACCTGGATCTTAGGGCCGGTCAGAGGTCTTTTCGCGACAGCAAAAGAAGGCACTCTGCCTCCTGTTCTTCAGAAGACAAACAAAAACGATATCCCGGTAAACATGCTTATCCTCCAGGGAATTCTCATCACGTTCTGGGGAGCGGTTTACGCTCTTGCTCCAGGAGGAGTTAACAGTTCGTTCTGGATGCTCTTTGCTTTGACGACCACCGTATACATCGTCATGTATTTCCTGATGTATGCGGCTGCAATCAGACTCAGATACACGCGTCCGGATGTTCCACGGGCGTTTAAGATCCCGGGCGGGAAGGCCGGCATGTGGTTAGTTGGAGGATTTGGATTTGTGATGATGGCAATTCTTTTCGTTGTTGCAATGCTGCCGCCAACCCAGATTTCGGAAGGAGGCGGCTTTGTGGCATTCATGATTATTGGAACGGTCGTCGTCGCAGCCATACCTTTAATCATTTATGCATTCAAAAAGCCGGAATGGAAAATAACTCAGCCGGAGACCAAAGAGTAAGTACGGAGAACTTAGTATGACAAACACGGAAAAAACCAACACATCCCCATGCACGCCAGAAGATGCTCTCAAAGTGAAGGCGCTCTTCCTCGGCCCCAAATCTGAGAACCGCGAGTATTTCAAGAACATGCTCAACTTCCTGATGGATGAGCACATGCACTGGAGAAGCGATTTCCACCCGGAAGACAGGATGGTCTCGTCGGCAAAAGAGATGCGAAGCGAGGAATATCTGACGACGCTCGACCGTACCTCCGATGTTCTGATGCAGCTGTCGAACAAACTCAAAGAAACCTCGATGCCCTGGTTTTAATCCAGATATCTCGGTCACATGAATTCCGACACGCTGATGGTGGCTAACCTCGCGTACATGGCGACGATTCTCTACAACCCAAACAACGTAGCCTACGAAGCATCAACCGCGACGACCCCGATGGAAATCGAAGCCGGCAAAGACATGGCAACAATGCTTGGGTTCGACCCCGAACAGTCATGGGGTCATATCACCACCGACGGCACGATTGCAAATTACGAAGGTCTGTGGATGGCACGCAATCTCAAATCGTTCCCGCCTGCGGTCAAAAAGATACGGCCCGACTTTGTTCCCGGGCTTGACGACTGGCAGATCATGAACATGAGCACCACCCAGGTGCTTGACCTTATCGGGAAAGTGAAGGAAGCCGGCTGTTTCGATGAGGTAAGAAACGAAAGTGCCAGAGGTGTCGGGGCAGGCGACGGCTGTCTTGGTGTTGTCCTGGTCCCGCAGTCCAAACATTATTCATGGGTGAAGGCCGCCGATGTTCTCGGGATCGGAAACAAGAATCTGATCCAGGTGCAGGTAAATGACCACTACCACATGGATATCGACACGCTGAAAAGCATCATCGACGATCACATCGCACGAAAGATCCCGATTATGGCAGTCATGGCCGTTGTTGGAACGACTGAAGAAGGAGCTATTGATGAGGTCGACAGGATCGCAGAATTACGGGCCGAGTATGAAAAACAGGGTATCAACTTCTACTTCCATATCGACGCGGCCTACGGCGGCTATTCACGTGCTCTTTTCCTTGACGAACAGAATCGCTTCATGGAGTACGGTGAAGTGAAAGAACGTCTCAGCGCCGACGGGATATTCATACATGAAACCGAATACCCGCAGAGAGAAATCTATGAAGCATACAAGGCAATTCCGGCTGCGGACTCGATCACCATTGATCCGCATAAGATGGGCTATATTCCCTATTCAGCCGGAGGAATTACCATAAAGGACAGGCGTATTCTTGATCTGATCTCGTACTTTGCCGCCTATGTCTTTGAATCGGGCGAGGATTCACCAACTCTGCTTGGCAGTTATATCATGGAAGGATCAAAGGCCGGCGCCACGGCCGCCGCCGTCTGGGCGACGCACAGACTGATCCCGCTGAACGTAACCGGTTACGGAAGAATCATCGGCCGGAGTATTGAGGGAGCACAGATGTTGTCCAATGCTCTGACAACGACGAAGTACATTACGGTCAACGACCGGAAATTCCAGGTTGAAACTCTTGCAGGAAAGCCTGACTTCAATATTGTGTGCATGGCGTTTAATGAGGTGGGAAATACCGATCTGGATTCCATGAATGCTCTGAACGAAAAAATCTATAACGAATCCTCCTATGTCAGCGGGCCGGTGTATAAAAACGACTGGATCACCTCAAAAACTGCCCTCGCACGGGAAGACTACGGCGACGCTCCAAGAAACTTCGTGAAACGCCTCGGGGTCCCAACGGCAGAGTGGGATCGTGTCGGCTCGGTGTATGTGCTTAGAGTCTGCCTGCTCAATCCGTTCGTTTCCCACAATGTGCACTTTGACGTCCTGTGGGACCAGTTACTTGCAATCCTCAAGGAAAAGCTTGCTGCGGCAATTGCCGGCGATGGAAAGTGCTGAGAATATATGACCCGGTTTTTCCACGACCGGGCATTTTGTATTTTTTATGCAAATGATTGAGTGACCCAATCTGTTATTTTCAAAATATTTTATCGCCCTTTTTCATTGGCGTCAAGAACGTTTACCGATAACGTGAAGATAAAAATGAAGTCCAGAAAATATTTTTCAGAAATAGGACAGAGAAATATGCCATTACTCTTAAAACAAAAAATCTGAAAAAGAAGTGGACCGGGCGGAAATTGAACCCGCGGCCTCGTCCATGCCAAGGACGCGATCTACCACTGATCTACCGGCCCATCGAACACACATAATATGTGCCTTAACCAATAGGGCAGATGTGAATAAAAAGATGTTGCTTTCTTCCTCAAAAAGCTCTCTCTGATTTCATCTTTGAATCGCTAGAACAATGATGCTTCAGTACATACTTCATACATACCAGAAACATGGCCGCCGTCTTCGATCCCTCGATTGCCGGGATTTTTATCTTCGGGCTCCTTGTAGGTATTTGTCCATGCAATAGTGTCATCTGCCTTGGGCTTATCGGTTATCTTACCAGCGGTAAAACGACTCTTACCCTTCCGACAATTCTCAAACTAGTCCTTGCTTTCAGCATAGGGACGATCCTTACCCCTCTACCTTTGGGCTTCCTTGCCGGATTTTTCGGCGAGTATCTCCTCTATCTCAACAGTTCTATTGCCAGGATTCTGGGCGGCATTCTTATGATTGCGATGGGACTTCAGCTTCTTCATCTCTATAAACCTCCCATTCGGCGCATCTTCAACCGTTTTCGTCTCCCAAATGCCTACACAATTGTCGGCGCCTTCCTCCTCGGTCTTTCATTTGGCGTGATCACCGTCGGTCGGGGCGCTCCGATGCTCATCATCGTTCTCACCTACATCGCCCTCTACCAGACCCCGCTTCAGGGGCTTCTCACCATCTTCATCTATGCAGTCGGCCTCAGCATTCCTTTGATCATCCTCAGCTCGATCGGCGGTTCCCTTGGTCAGAAGATCCGCACAGTCACAAAAATCAGCGGGAACACCATCGATATCATCATCGGGATAGGCATCATTCTTATCGGCATTTACTTTATTATTCTTGCCTTCCTCTAAAACCCCGCTATTGAACAGACTCTTATATATCTTCGACGGAAAAATAATAACTCTGACAATGTTAGGCATCATTGGGGGGACGGCTCTTCTGCAGGCACGCTTGCCCCCTCTGGAAAAAATCCGTGTATCAACACCCTTCGGCTCAGTCCAGGCTCACGTAGGTCGGATCGTCTTTATCAGCCGCCATCAAAACGATACCCCGCCCCACCGGGTCAATCATCGTGCACATCTCGCTGCTATGAAAATCCTCGGTGTTGACCGGATCATCGTCATCGGCTCGACCGGCAGTATGCATGATGATCTCCCTCCGGGAAGCATCGTTATTCCTGACGACTCGTTCAGTCCCTGGGATATTCCAAGCCTGCACGACAACGACATCTATCATATCCCCCCGTCGATTGATGCAGGGCTGAGAGAAGAACTTACCAAAATCGTTCCTGAGGCAAAACCGGGCACCTACTTTCAGACGCTTGGACCCAGATTCGAAACGCGATCGGAGATAGCCTGCTTTGCCCGGGACACCGACGTGGTCGGAATGACCGTGGCAAGCGAGCTGACTCTCGCAAATGAACTTGAAATCCCCTGCGCTACTCTCTGCACGGTGGACAACTATGCAAACGGCATCGGAGGGGCAGCTGCTCCGGATTATGACGAGATCGTCGCCATAGCCCGACGAAACGGTGACCGGGTAACGGATATCATAACAAAAATCGTGGAAAAACTCGCATGACAGACACAGAAATCTTTGGAAAACAGGTCCCGGTTCTTATCAGAAACATCAGCCTGAACGGAAAAATACAGGAGATCTACCTCGACGGTACAGGAATGATCGGAGCGGTCGGAGAAAAAATCACTGATCACGACGCAGAATTCATCATCGACGGTGACAGAGCAACCGCGCTGCCCGGCATGATCAATATGCACACCCACTCCCCGATGGGGCTGCTTCGCGGCTATTCGGATGACATGCAGCTCTTCGAGTGGCTTTCCACCAAGATCTGGCCGACAGAGGCACACCTCACCGAAGATGATATCTACTGGGGAGCGAAACTCGCCTGTCTGGAAATGATCCGTACCGGAACCACGACCTTCAACGACATGTATTTTAAAATGGAACAGATCGCCCGTGCCGTTGATGAATCCGGCATCAGGGCATGTCTTTCATACTGCATGATCGACGGCGGGGACCATGCGAAGTTCGAGTCGGAAGCCCGTGTCATGGAGTCGACGGTCAAAAATATCAAAAATATGAACAACCCGCGGGTCATGCCCGGTGTATCCCCCCATGCGGTCTATACCGTTTCAAAAGAGGGTCTGACCTGGTGTGCGGAGTTTGCCAAAAAGGAGAATATTCCCCTGCATGTACATCTTTCCGAGACCGAACAGGAGGTCACTGACTGTGTTGCAGCCCATGGTATGAGACCTCCGGTATGGCTGGACCACTGTGGTGTCCTGTCCGAGCAGTGCATAGCGGCACACTGCTGCTGGCTGGATGCTGACGACATCTCGCTTCTTGCAAAGCGGGGAGTGACCGCGGTCCATAACCCGATCAGCAATATGAAGCTTGCTGGAAACAGTGCCCTTCCCTATCCGGAGATGAAAACGGCGGGTGTGAACGTGGCTCTTGGAACGGACGGAGCATCTTCAAATAATGATCTGGATATGTTCGGTGAAATGAAAACTGTGGCGATCCTGCAGAAGTTCTTCTGGAACGATCCGACTGTTATGCCGGCAACCGATGCGCTGAAAATCGCCTCGCCTAACGGGGCAAAGGCATTGGGTCTCAACGCAGGAGTGATTGCTCCCGGCCGTCTCGCAGATTTGGTCCTTGTTGGAAGAAATCCGATGAATGTACCTGCATTCAACACTGATTCGAATGCCGTGTATGCAACGAGCGGCCTTGCCGTCTCGACAACGATCTGCGACGGCATGATTCTGATGCATGACGGCATCATCCCGGGTGCGGAAGAGATTATGGAAAAGGCGGGATCAGTGGCCTTTGATCTTGTTGGACGGGCGACCGCACCCTAACAACGTCATTTTCACGAGCTTTTACTAACCATAATTCAACTGTCTTAACCCTGCAAAAAATGGATATGCAGATATTTCTCAGAGAGGATCCGTATGTCGATCTCTCCCACCCGCTGATACGGGAGAAAGCCGGAGAACTTTTTTCCGATCTATCTTCCGATATCGAAAAAACACGAACGGCCTATGAGTTTGTCCGTGATGAAATTCCTCACTCGTTTGATATTAAGGCAGAGATTATTACAGCAAAAGCTTCCGATGTTCTCAAATATCGGACAGGTATCTGCCATGCGAAAGCAAATCTTCTCGCTGCGCTTCTCAGAACGGAAAATATCCCGAAGGGCTTCTGTTTTCAGCATCTGACCCTTGCAGACGATGATTCTCTCGGTTACTGCGTTCACTGCTTTAATGCTGTTTTTCTGCAGAACCGCTGGATAAAACTGGACGCACGCGGCAATACCAACGGGAAAGATGCACGTTTCTCTCTGGAAACACCCATACTTGCATTTCAAAACCGAAAGGAATACGACGAATACTTCTGGAAAGGGATCTATGCTGCTCCGGATCCTGCAACCATGCGAATGCTTGATACAGCGTCGTCGCTCAAAGATCTCGTCGATCACTTTCCCGACACGATTACCGAAACACCCGACATTTTCGAGTGATCATAGATTCATTTTTTTTCTGACGTACATCCTATATTGTGCCACTAAGATAAACTATTTATATTTTCGCGCATATGTGTACAATTGTTATGACACAGTCAATCAAAAAAATCGCCATTGCCCAAGATGGGAGTTTGGTCTCCCAACATTTTGGTCACTGTATGAGCTATGCATTATTCAATCTCGAAGACGGGAAATTAACCCGACTCCCCGATTTGGAAAACCCCGGTCATGAACCCGGAAAACTCCCGCGCCTGCTTGCCGCTGAAGGTGTTAATCTCATCATCGCCGGCGGGATGGGGCCGCGTGCAATCGACCTTTTCGAAGAAAACGGTATTGAAGTGATCCTCGGCATCTCCGGGGATCTCGGCCGTGCCGCCGAAGCATATGTAAACGGATCTCTGACCGCCGGTGCAAGTGCATGTTCTCACGACGATCATGCATGCGGTGGCGAGGAGCATGACGAACACGAGCACCCGGCCCATATTGTATGCATCAGTTCAACAGGAACCACCCTGGATTCCCCGGCAGATATGAGATTAGGCCGTGCCCCGTACTTTGCACTGATCAATCTTGCCGCCAGCACTGCCTCAATAATTCAGAACCCCTTCACCGATGCAGAAAGCGGCGTCGGTCCCAAGGTTGTCCAGCTTCTTGCATCCAACGGCGTATCGGTCCTCATCACCGGCAAGAGCGGAGGAAATGCAAGTGCTGCACTGAAAGCCGGAGGTATAGCCGCGTATGAACTTACCGAACCCATAACAATTGCCGAAGCCCTTCAGAAGTACCTTGCTCACGAACTGGCCCCTCTGTTTTAAAAAGGATTAATCAAAACATTTCTTTTTTACATTATAATTGTAATCAGCACGCCGCCGACAATTGAGTTTTAAAAAGGATTAATCAAAACATTTCTTTTTTACTAAAAGGCTTCCAGAATCAGAAACATTCATTCATCATAAATCTGTCAGCATAGGATGTTTTGTCGAAGAAAAAAGACCGCCAACGAAAGGTCTGCCTGATTTTTTGCCAATGTATAGTTCTCTCAAGCGCTCCGGGAGAGGCTCTCTTTCACGTAACTGATGATTTGCGGTTGGGTTTTGGAAGCATGTATGCCTCAAGTTATCGTCAGTGATCGTAATGTGCGCGGAGTTAACATGTTTTGTCTATTTCTGATAATTGGTAAATTGAAATCAATTTATTTACCCACTATTAATACTCAAAAAATCATGAAATCAGGGTTTATTTAACATCACCATTAAATGCTGAAAAATTTGACCGATTTTATGGTAAATATCATGCAGATGAACTATGTGACCACCATATGCCCGTACTGCGGTACCGGCTGTGCACTCAATCTCGTTGTTCGCGATGGAAAAGCAATTGGGGTTACCCCCTCTCACCGTTCTCCCGTCTGTTCCGGGAAACTCTGTTCCCGCGGACTTCATGCTGCCCAGGCTCTTGATGAAGCAAGGATCGAACAGCCTATCATCAAAGGAGAGCCGGCAGACTGGGATACTGCGATCAGCAAGGCAGCTGAACTCAAGAAGTTTGCCGCCGGAGAGGTCGCCGTTATCACGTCAGCACGTCTCACAAACGAAAATCAGTTCCTTGTTATGAAGTTTGCAAAGGAACTTGGTGCCGGGATCGGCATTGTGAACGGCGGAACGGGAAGCTCAACCACCACGCTCAATGAAATCAAGGAAGCCGATGTGATTCTTGCACTCGGTGATGTTATGAAAGCTCTCCCTCTCACAGGAAACCGGATTCTTCTGGCTAAAGAGAAGGGAGCCCGTATTCTCTATCTTGGTCCGCAGAGTTACACTGCCGTCCAGGCCGACACGGTCGAGATCACCGATCAGTACACGGAATTGCCGCCGGGATTCGGCGCACTTTTGAAGAATGCGGCCCACCCGGTCGTTGTTTATCAGGCAAATGATGAAGCAGCCGCAGCCCTTGCTGCAGGATTAAAAATCAACGCAGCGGTGTTGTACGATACGAACAATGGTCGTGGAGCCGCAGCTATGGGAATCGCTCCCGTCTCACTCCCGGAGAATATCAAAGCTGCCCTCATCATCGCTGAAACTCCGGAGATGGAACAGGACATCTATGCCGATCTTCTAGAAAAGCTCGAGAGCCTCGAACTGAGTGTTGTCGCCGCATCTTCCGAGACTTCCCTTTCGGGAATCGCCGACGTTGTATTGCCGGTCACCGCACTGCACGAAAGTGAAGGTACGGTAACCAACTGGGAGGGACGCATTCAGAAGGTCAAGCAGGCCGCCGTTTCGCCAGAGGGTGTGAAGCCGCTTGCTGATGTTCTTGCGGATCTTGCAGGGAAGCTTGGCGTCAGCATTCCGTCCGGTACACCGGAAGAACTCTTTACTGCTCTCGGTCAAGAGGTCTCGGTATTTGCCGGTGCATCGTATGAACAGATCGCTAAACCTGAAGGCGTTTATCTTCGCGAGGCCTGATTATGTCTGAAAAAGGCGATATGTTCTATGCCTGGACGAAGTCCGATGATATCAAAGGCGAATGCGGAGGAGCCGTCATCTCGCTCCTGAAATATGCTCTGGAAAGCAAACTCGTCGATGTTGTCCTGACGGTACGAAAGGGATATGATATCTATGATCCTCAGCCGGTCTTCATCACAGACCCCGCCGAACTTGCTTCATGTGCAGGATCTCTGCACTGCGGAACGTTCCTTCTCCCGAAACTGATCAAAAAGTATCTGAACGGCGCTAAGGATCTTAAAGTGGCGGTCACTGTCAAAGGATGCGACGCCAAAGCTCTCTATGAGCTTGCCAAACGTCAGCAGATCAATATGGACAATGTCCTTTCAATCGGTCTCAACTGTGGAGGATCCGTTTCCCCGACCGTTGCCCGCGAGATGATCGCTGAGAAGTACGGTATCGATCCGGATGACGTTGTCAAAGAGGAGATCGATAAGGGACAGTTCATCGTTATGACCAAAGATGGTCAGCACAAAGGCATCAAGATCGATGAACTGGAAGAAGAAGGTCTCGGCCGTCGTGCAAACTGCCAGCGCTGCGAGACCAAGATTCCACGCCAGGCAGATCTTGCTTGTGGTAACTGGGGTGTTTTCGGCGATAAAGCAGGGAAAGCCACGTTTGTTGAAGTATGTTCGGCAAAGGGAGCCGCTGTTTTTGACGGTGCAGTCAATGCAGGTGCAATCGATATTTGCGCTCCGGACCCGAAAGGACTTGAGGTCCGCGGCAAGATCGAGACTGTCATGATCAAGATGGGTAAAAAGGCTCAGAAGAGTCAGTTTGCAACTCTTGGTGAAGGTACTGCAAGGCTTGCCAAAATTATGCGCGACTCTTCACGCTGCATAACCTGCCGTGCATGCATTGAAAACTGTCCGATCTGCTACTGTGTCGAGTGTTCAACGCTGAAACCGCATCTTGTCGATCAGACACAGACACCTCCCGACTTTATGTTCCATCTGATCAGATTCGCGCATATCGCCGATTCCTGCGTGAACTGCGGTCAGTGCCAGGAACTCTGCCCTGCCGAGATCCCGAATGCTCTTTTCATGCATGCCCAGCAGGTCGAACTTGAGAAGATGTTTGGTCACACCCCGGGCATTGACATGAGTCTCCCGGTACTTGCGTTTGCAGAAGAGAAAGATGAACGTCAGCGTCTGCATGACACCGGATCGGATATGATCTTCGAGAATGTGTTCAAGGAGTAAGAATAAGAAAAACCTGCATTCTTTACACAGAACTGAGATGCACACCAGCTTTCATTCAGTCCAACCCTCGCATACTAATCCACTCCCCATACTTTTTTGAACTGCTTTGATATCCGGTTAATAACGAAGAATTAGATATCTTCTCTGTCTCCTTTATGTAGCGTGAGTGATAATACCTCAGAACAATCAACTTCATTCAAGAATAGTTAGTCAGCCCATGGGATCTACAGATATCTTTACACACCGAACCGTCAGTGAGACCCGGCTCGCTCCTTTTCTTATCATACTTGCCGCCGTCTGCTGGGGGACGATCGGAATCTTTACGAGGGAACTTCAGGCAGCAGGATTCACATCAGTCCAGATAACCGCAGCACGCTGCGCAGTGACCGCCCTCTGCCTTGTCATGGGTTTGCTGATTACCGACCGGGACAAACTAAAAATTGTTCCAAAGGATATCTGGATGTTTATTGGAACCGGGCTTATGAGCATCGTGTTTTTCAATATCTGCTACTTTACGTCGATCCAGTATTTGACTCTTTCAATGGCCTCGGTACTGCTGTACACGGCACCATTTTTTGTGATGCTGATGTCTCTGTTTTTATTCCATGAAAAAATGACAATACAGAAAGGCATTGCCCTGATCCTGGCATTCAGCGGGTGTGTGCTCACTGCGGGAATCGTCGGCGGCCAAGTCAACAGTATCACGGAGATCGGCATTCTGATCGGACTTGGATCCGGATTTGGATATGCCTTATACACGATCTTTGGAAGGGTGGCTTTGAAAAAATACCATCCGATTACCATTACCACCTATACATTTCTGGTTGCCACTATCGGCATACTTCCATTCTGCGATGTTGGAAATATGGTTCAGCTTTCTATGGCAAATACGGGAATTCTACCGTATATTCTGATCCTCAGCATAGTATGTACGGTCCTTCCCTATTTCCTGTACACCAAAGGTTTGAAGCATGTGGAGGGTGGCAAAGCATCGGTGATGGCTTTTGTTGAGCCGATGGTTGCAACGCTTATTGGAATCTTCCTTTTCCATGAACAGATGACGCTTTTGAATATGACCGGCGTTGTTCTGATTTTTGCAGCGATCGTTCTTTTGAACAGTCGGAGCCGGTCATCAGGTACCCCTGATACCCCTTGATTTTCATGTGAGTCTGCATGGATGATTGCTGCGCGCACAACTCCTTTTTAGCAAAAAATTGTGTGATCAAATTTGCCATTTTTTCTCATAAAATTCCAAGCCCAATATGGATTTTATATCAAAATCCCTCGGCAAAATGATGATAAATATTGATTTCATGGATGTGTGCGGCTTGAATCTAGAATTGAAAGGCAGAGTGGCGAAAAAATTGAAATTCGCCTTTAAAATGAGCTTTTTTCAAAATAGGTCATTTTAACAAAGATTAGCGCCAAATACTAAGTTGGAGGGTTTCGTTATAGTTGAAATAGTTTGCAGCGGAGATCCGCCCAAATCAGAGCCGATCATTCGTGTACATGGCCTGACCAAAGTTTTTGGTCATGACCCGGAAAAAGCTCTGGAACTCCATCGTTTGGGCCGCTCAAAGAAGGAAGTCCACGAAGAGACCAATGCGACGATCGCTCTGTACAATGTCTCTTTCGAGGTTATGCGTGGAGAGACCTTTGTTCTTATGGGTCTTTCCGGCAGTGGAAAATCAACTCTTCTTCGTTGTATTAATCGTCTTATTGATCCGACAAAAGGAGAGATTGAGATCGACGGAGAGGACATCATCGGCATGGATCATGAAGAACTGCGACAGATCCGTCGACGTAAACTTGGCATGATCTTCCAGAATTTTGCCCTTCTTCCACAGAGGA
The sequence above is a segment of the uncultured Methanocorpusculum sp. genome. Coding sequences within it:
- a CDS encoding molybdopterin-dependent oxidoreductase gives rise to the protein MTDFMVNIMQMNYVTTICPYCGTGCALNLVVRDGKAIGVTPSHRSPVCSGKLCSRGLHAAQALDEARIEQPIIKGEPADWDTAISKAAELKKFAAGEVAVITSARLTNENQFLVMKFAKELGAGIGIVNGGTGSSTTTLNEIKEADVILALGDVMKALPLTGNRILLAKEKGARILYLGPQSYTAVQADTVEITDQYTELPPGFGALLKNAAHPVVVYQANDEAAAALAAGLKINAAVLYDTNNGRGAAAMGIAPVSLPENIKAALIIAETPEMEQDIYADLLEKLESLELSVVAASSETSLSGIADVVLPVTALHESEGTVTNWEGRIQKVKQAAVSPEGVKPLADVLADLAGKLGVSIPSGTPEELFTALGQEVSVFAGASYEQIAKPEGVYLREA
- a CDS encoding Coenzyme F420 hydrogenase/dehydrogenase, beta subunit C-terminal domain, with protein sequence MSEKGDMFYAWTKSDDIKGECGGAVISLLKYALESKLVDVVLTVRKGYDIYDPQPVFITDPAELASCAGSLHCGTFLLPKLIKKYLNGAKDLKVAVTVKGCDAKALYELAKRQQINMDNVLSIGLNCGGSVSPTVAREMIAEKYGIDPDDVVKEEIDKGQFIVMTKDGQHKGIKIDELEEEGLGRRANCQRCETKIPRQADLACGNWGVFGDKAGKATFVEVCSAKGAAVFDGAVNAGAIDICAPDPKGLEVRGKIETVMIKMGKKAQKSQFATLGEGTARLAKIMRDSSRCITCRACIENCPICYCVECSTLKPHLVDQTQTPPDFMFHLIRFAHIADSCVNCGQCQELCPAEIPNALFMHAQQVELEKMFGHTPGIDMSLPVLAFAEEKDERQRLHDTGSDMIFENVFKE
- a CDS encoding EamA family transporter, whose amino-acid sequence is MGSTDIFTHRTVSETRLAPFLIILAAVCWGTIGIFTRELQAAGFTSVQITAARCAVTALCLVMGLLITDRDKLKIVPKDIWMFIGTGLMSIVFFNICYFTSIQYLTLSMASVLLYTAPFFVMLMSLFLFHEKMTIQKGIALILAFSGCVLTAGIVGGQVNSITEIGILIGLGSGFGYALYTIFGRVALKKYHPITITTYTFLVATIGILPFCDVGNMVQLSMANTGILPYILILSIVCTVLPYFLYTKGLKHVEGGKASVMAFVEPMVATLIGIFLFHEQMTLLNMTGVVLIFAAIVLLNSRSRSSGTPDTP